The following proteins come from a genomic window of Lolium rigidum isolate FL_2022 chromosome 5, APGP_CSIRO_Lrig_0.1, whole genome shotgun sequence:
- the LOC124652037 gene encoding serine/threonine-protein phosphatase PP2A-2 catalytic subunit-like gives MGNPHGGLDEEIEQLLQCKPLAEPKLKALCEKAKEILMEESNVQPVRSPVTICGDIHGQFHDLAELFRIGGKCPDTNYLFMGDYVDRGYYSVETVSLLVALKVRYPQRITILRGNHESRQITQVYGFYDECLRKYGSANVWKTFTDLFDYLPLTALVESEIFCLHGGLSPSIETLDNVRSFDRVQEVPHEGPMCDLLWSDPDDRCGWGISPRGAGYTFGQDISEQFNHTNGLKLISRAHQLVMEGFNWAHEQKVVTIFSAPNYCYRCGNMASILEVDDCREHTFIQFEPAPRRGEPDVTRRTPDYFL, from the exons ATGGGGAACCCGCATGGCGGCCTCGACGAGGAGATCGAGCAGCTCTTGCAGTGCAAGCCCCTCGCCGAGCCAAAG CTGAAAGCACTGTGTGAGAAAGCTAAAGAGATTCTCATGGAGGAAAGCAATGTTCAG CCTGTGAGAAGCCCTGTCACTATATGCGGTGATATTCATGGTCAGTTTCATGATCTTGCGGAACTATTCCGGATCGGTGGGAAG TGTCCCGATACAAACTACCTATTTATGGGAGATTATGTGGACCGTGGTTACTATTCTGTTGAAACTGTATCG CTTCTGGTGGCTTTGAAAGTTCGCTATCCACAGAGAATTACAATTCTTAGAGGAAATCATGAGAGCAGACAG ATCACTCAAGTTTATGGATTTTATGACGAGTGCTTACGGAA GTATGGAAGTGCCAATGTATGGAAAACCTTCACGGATCTTTTTGACTATTTACCATTGACAGCATTG GTTGAGTCGGAGATATTTTGTCTGCATGGTGGACTATCACCATCCATCGAGACACTTGATAACGTTCGAAGCTTTGATCGTGTCCAAGAAGTCCCTCACGAGGGGCCGATGTGTGACCTTCTATGGTCTGATCCTGATGACCGATGTGGTTGGGGCATTTCACCACGTGGTGCTGGATACACATTTGGCCAG GATATTTCAGAACAATTTAACCATACCAATGGCCTTAAGTTAATATCAAGAGCTCATCAGTTGGTTATGGAGGGATTCAACTGGGCACAC GAGCAAAAGGTTGTGACAATATTTAGTGCACCTAACTATTGTTACCGCTGCGGTAACATGGCGTCGATCTTGGAGGTGGATGATTGCAGGGAGCATACTTTCATCCAG TTCGAGCCTGCCCCACGGAGAGGAGAGCCTGACGTGACTCGAAGAACGCCTGACTATTTCTTGTAA